The following is a genomic window from Amycolatopsis acidiphila.
ATGTGCCGCAACTTCCCGACGCCGGGCTGGTTGAACAGCGCCATGGTCTCGCCGATCGTCACGAGCCCGCCGGTCATACCGGAACCGCGTCCCGTGCTGCGAGCGCCACCCGCACCCGGTCGGCAAGGGCGCCCAGACCCCCGTCCTGCAACGCGTCGCCCAGCAGCGGGCTGCCGAGCCCCACCGCGGCCGCGCCCGCCGCGAAGTACTCGCCCACGTCGCTGATTTCGACCCCACCCGTCGGCACGAGGGGTGGGGCGGGCAGCGGGGCCCGGATCGCACGCAGGAAACCGGGGCCGCCCAGTTGCGCAGCCGGAAACACTTTGACCGCGGAGGCACCCGCCGCGTACGCGTCGTAGATCTCCGTGGGCGTGGCGGCGCCGGCCACGATCGGCACGCCGCGGTCACCGGCGACCTCGATGACGTTGGGCCGGCAGGTCGGGGTGAACAGGCATCCCGCACCGGCGGCGACGGACACCTCGACGTCGGCTTCGGTGAGCACGGTGCCCATCCCCAGCACGACGTCGCCCGGCAGGCGCGCACGCAGATCCGCGAGCGCGTCCACCGCGCCCGGTGTCGTCAGCGTGAGCTCGATGACGCGGACACCGGTCTCGTAGAGCAACTCCGCGACCTCACGGAACCGGTCCGCCGAGGCGGCCCGCAGGATCGCGATGACCTCGGGCCGCGGGAACAACGCGTTACTCATGCCGGGGACACCGCGAAGCGCTCGTAGGCGTCCGGACTGAGTTCGACACCGATGCCGGGCGCGTCCAGCGCGGTCACGTACCCGTCCCGCACCTCGAGCGGGTTCTTCAGCAGGCCGTCCCAGCCTGGGCCGCCGTAGGCATCGACCTCGATGAGCGGCGCGTTCTCGCACGCGAGGATCAGGTGCAGCCCGGCGGCCAGCGCGACGCCGGTGCCCGACGAACACGCGATGTGCGGCACGCACGTCAGGTTCCACGTGCTGGCCAGATCCGCCACGCGCTTGGCCTCGGAGATCCCGCCGACGCTGGTGCAGTCGGGCTGCACCACATCGAACGTGCGGCGGGTGAGCAGGTCGATGTACTCGAAGCGGGTGAGCAGCGACTCGCCGCCCGCCAGCCGCAGCGAGACGCGATCGGCCAGCCAGGAATGGTCGTCCACGTACTGAGTGAGGCTGCGCGACAGGATCGGCTCTTCGAGCCAGGCCACGCCCAGGGCCTCGAGCTCGCGGGCGAGCTGCAGCGCACCGCGGCGGTCGTAGGACATGTTGGCGTCCACCATGAGATCGACATCGGGGCCCACGGCGTCCCGCACGGACCCGACGAGCTCGACCGCCTGGGCGAGGTCCTTGGTGGCCCGCAGCTTGATCGCGCTGAACCCGTCCGCCACGGCGGTCCGGCACTCCTCGACGATCTCGGCGGTGGGCTTGAGCGACGGTGCGAAGTACGCACGCACACTGGACTTCGACGCGCCCAGCAGCCGGTAGACGGGCTGGTCGGCGATCTTGCCGAGCAGGTCCCACAGCGCGATGTCCACGCCGCTGATCGCGTAGGTCTCGATGCCCCGGCGGCCCCACATGTGCGTCGCGTCGAGCATCTGCTGCCACAGCGCTCCGATGTCACGAGGATCCTTGCCGATGAGCATCGGCGCGAGCTGGGAGTTGATGATCGGCCCCACGGTGGGGAAGTACTCCGCGGAGAAACCGGCCTCGCCGATCCCTTCGAGCCCCTCGTCCGTGGTGACCCGGACGACGACCCCGCCCTTGACGCGGACGGCCATGGCCCCCCAGCGCAGCTCTCCGTCGAGCGGAGAACCGAGCGGCGTCGCGGAGACACCGGTGATTCGCATGTGTCGAGCTCCTTGTTTCGCGTGACTGAGAACGCCGGATGGCGCGCTTTCTCCGGAAGGCGCGCTATCCGGCGAGTGCGGCGGGGTCTAGTCGCCGACCTGCTCGCGCAGGTACGGGACGAGCTCGTGCCAGTCGTATTCCTGCACGAAGTACTCGGTCGTGCTGTACGTGCCGTCCATGGTGTCCTTGAGCGACTTCGGACCGGGGAAACCGATCACCTTCCAGCCGATCTGGTCCTTGTTGCCGCCGTAGACCGGATCGCAGTAGAAACCCTGCCGGACATGCAGGCACAGGGCGTCGAAGAACGGCAGACCCTCGTCGAAGACACCCTGCAGAAACGTCCCGACCGCCTCGCTCGTGCCGAGCGTGACCGGAGCCGGTTTCGGCGCCCCGGACAGGATTTCCAGGACATGGTCCTGTTCGGACTCACCGAGTTCCTTGAACTGCTTGCCGAACTCGCTGCCGGCGATCTCGTCGAGCCGCTTGATGCCGTCGCGGTAGGTCTGCTGCATGTCGGCCATGCGTGCCCGCCAGGCGTCGGCGAACTTTCCGGTCAGTTTCAGGAACCCGCTGCCGTCCGCGGCGGCGAAGATGTAGTCGCTACCGGACAGGTACCGGTCGAGGAACACGATGACGCGGGCTTCGCGCGCACCGGGGTCGCGGTCGGTGGGGATGATGCGGGCCGCGGCCGCCTCGATGGTCTCCCAGCCGTGTTCGGTGAAGAAGAGCCGCTCGTCGGAATCGGGATCCACCGGCGCACCGACGATCTCCCAGTCGGCCTTGAGGGTCACGACGTCACTCCTTTCGTCTCGGGCACCTGTTTCTGGTGCGCGGAATCAGCCGACCTTGAGGTGCTCTTCGCGGCCCTTGGCGTAGACCTCGGCGATGTACTCGCTGCACCGCCAGGCATTGGCCATCATGGCGAGTGTCGGGTTGACGCCGGTAGAGGTGGGGAAGCACGCGCCGTCCACGACGAAGAGGTTGTCCACGTCGTGGCTCTGGCACCACTCGTTGAGCACCGTCTTCGCCGGGTCGGTGCCCATGCGCGCCGTGCCGTGCTGGTGGCACGTGTTGCCGGTCATCCGCTGCAGGTACACCGGGATGGTCTTGCGCGCACCTGCCGCCTGCAGGATCTCGGCGTTCTTGTCGACCTGCCACTTGCCCATCGCGACGTCGTTCGGGTGCGGTTTGTGCGTGATGCGGGCGACCGGCAGCCCCCACGCGTCCTTGACGGTCGGGTCCAGGTCCACCCGGTTCGACTCCACCGGCATGTCGTGCAGGATCAGGCCGATCTTCATGGCGAAGCTGAAGTAGTTGCGGTCGGCGTCCTTCATCCCCTCGCCCCACGTCGGGCGGCCGGGGAAGACCATGTTGATCGGGTGGCAGGTCTGCGAGGCCGAGATCAGCGAGCCACCGATGTGCCCCCTGCTCTCGTCGGTCTCGTAGAACTCGAACGAGCCGCCGCTGATGTAGTTACCGGTCCAGCCGTACAACGGATCGTCGATCTCCTGGTCGAACAGGCCCACCGCGAACAGGTACTCGTGGAAGGTCGCGTTCTTGCCGACCTGGCCGCTGGAGTTGCCCAGCCCGTCCGGGAACTGCGGCGATTTCGACATGAGCATGAGCCGCGCGGACTCGATCGCGCCGAGGCTGAGGATGACGACCTCGGCGTCCTGCTGCACCTCGTTGCCGTCCGGGTCGATGTACACGACGCCGGTCGCGCGCCCGTCCTTGCCGACCTTGATCTCCCGGACGAAGGACTCCGGGCGCAGTTCGAAGTTGCCGGTCGCGACCGCCTCCGGGATGAAGGTGGTCAGGGTGTTCGACCGCGCTGTGCTCGGGTCACCGTACTGATTCCAGAAACTGGTGGTGTTGAAGGGATCCCGGCCCTTGTGCCGGTTGGTGACCATGGCGTGCGGGATCGGGAAGCCGTTGATGCCCAGCTTGTTGCAGGCGTCGTAGAACCGCTTGCCGAAACGGGTCGGGCGCAGCGGTTGACTCGGGTAACCCTTGCTGCGGAAGGGCTCGTACTTGTCGGCACCGGCAATGCCGGACACGCCGAACTCCCACTCCACCTTCGTCAGGTAGGGCTCGAGGTGCTCGTAGCGGATCGGCCAGTCCGCGAGGTTCGCGCCGTCGAGGTCGCCGTGCAGGGAGCGCTGGATGAAGTCCGACTCCCGCGGCCGCGGAACCCAGCCCGCCCAGTGGTTGGTCCCCCCGCCCACCAGCTGGGGGGTCGGGGAGAACGGGAACACCTCGGCCACCGAGTCCTCGTCGTGGCGCAGGGTGCGCGGAAACAGCTTCGGGTCGGGCCACAGGTAGTTGCGGTTGATGAACTTGAGCTCGTCCCCGGAGTAGTGGTCCTGCGCGCGCAGCCACGGGCCGCGGTCGAAACCGACCACCTTCATCCCGGCCTCGGACAACACCTTGGCGGCGGTGCCGCCGGTCGCCCCGAGGCCGACGACGATCGCGTCGACCGGGTCCGGCTTTCTCGTGTACGGCACAGTTGTTCTCCTCTGTGCGGTGCGGTGGGGTGGGCACAGCGCTCGACAGGTCAGAAGCCCGGAGCATCCGCGTTACCAGGTGTCCTGGTCTGCGTGCGGATGTCGCCGTGGCGGCGCTTGATGTACTCGGCACATCGCACGGCGACGGCCTGCAGCGTGCTCGTGGGGTTCACGGCGGCCCCGGTGGTCAGCGAGCTCGCGTCGGTGATGAACAGGTTGGGCACGTCCCAGGTCTGGTTCCATTTGTTCGTCACGGAATCCTCGGGCGTGTTACCCATCCGGCAGGTGCCCATGATGTGCCAACCAGGCGGCGGCCCGTCGATCCCGCCGATGCCCGTGCTCGCTGTGTCGATCACACCGCCGGCCGCGTCGGCGGCCTCGCGCGCGCGCCGCCGGCCCCATTCGATCAGCTGGCGGTCGTTCTCGTGCAGGTCGTAGTGCACGTGCGGGGCGGGAAGTCCGCTGGAGTCGGTGACCTCCGGGTCGAGCGTGACGCGGTTGGTCCGGACCGGGAGGTCCTCACCCTGCACGTAGATCAGGGCGTGCCGGCCGAAGTGGGAGTTGAAGAACTCCCGGTGCCTGGCACCCCACGGGGTGATGTTGCCGGTGTTGGTGCCCAGCGCGCTGTTCGCCGCGCCCAGCGCCGTACCGACCTGCAGCGAGAACCCGTTCACGAAGCCGCGCGAGGTGTCGGTGTCGTAGAACTGCTGGCTGTAGAGCACCGCGGGTTCCGGGCCCTTGAACCCTTCGAGGGGCTCGTCGAACCAGAAGTCCTCGAACGACCAGCTGTGGAACATCAGGTGCGTGCCGACGAGCCCGTTCGAGTTGGCGAGGCCGTCGGGGTGCCCTTCCTGCGCCGACATCAGCAGCAGTCGCGGCGTGCCGATCGAGTTCGCGGCCACCACCACGATGTCCGCGCGCACCTCGTGCCGCGCGCCGGTGATCCGGTCGATGTAGGTGGCGCCGGTCGCGCGGCCGTGCTTCGCGTTGATCCGCTCGACGCGGGCGTTGGTGCGCAGGTCGACCCCGTTGCGCAGCGCCCTGGGCCAGTAGGTGACGTCGGTCGAGGCGATGGCGTGCCGGGGACAGCCACCCAGGCAGAACCCGCAGTCGTTGCAGGGCAGGCGCGCGTCCTTGGGCTTGGTGAGGATCGCGTTGTCGGCCGGCCACCAGTGCCAGCCGAGCTTGTCGAACCCGCGACCCATCTTGTGGCCGACCTTGCCACCGCGGTTGGCCGGACCCCAGCCTTCGGGGCGCGGCGGGTTGCCGGGATCACCGGTCCGCCGCGCGACCCCGATCTCCGCGTCGTTGATGGCGTAGAACGGTTCGAGCTCTTCGTAGCTGATCGGCCAGTCGATCGTGCCCTCGACACCGTGCTCGGTGCCCTTGCGGAAATCGACCGGCTTGAACCGCGGCCACGCACCGGCGTAGTGCAGGGTCGAGCCGCCGACGCCGTTCATCATCATCGGCTCGGTGTTGCCGGTGGTCGGGTAGTCCTCCGGGAACATCCGGACGTTGGCGTGCCAGGACCACGCGCGGTGGCGCTCCAGTTCCCAGCCGTCGTAGAAGTGCGGGTGGTCCATCGGGTGCAGCCAGTCGCCCTGCTCCAGGCAGACGACCTTGATGCCGTCGTCGGACAGGCGCTTGCTCATCGCGGCGCCGCCGGCGCCCGCGCCGATCACCAGCACATCGGTTTCGGTGTACGCGGCCATCAGACGCCCGCCTTTCCCAGGTGTGCGGGGACGTCGACCCGGCGGACGTCGGCGGTCCGCTGGTACGAGCCCCGGACCCGGCCGAGCAACTCGTCGTCCCAGTCGGCCATCACGTCGGAGTAGCCGTAGGGCAGGGGGCTGGTGCGATAGTCCCTGGCCGCTCGCAGCACGCGGTTCATCGCGTG
Proteins encoded in this region:
- a CDS encoding bifunctional 4-hydroxy-2-oxoglutarate aldolase/2-dehydro-3-deoxy-phosphogluconate aldolase, with the translated sequence MSNALFPRPEVIAILRAASADRFREVAELLYETGVRVIELTLTTPGAVDALADLRARLPGDVVLGMGTVLTEADVEVSVAAGAGCLFTPTCRPNVIEVAGDRGVPIVAGAATPTEIYDAYAAGASAVKVFPAAQLGGPGFLRAIRAPLPAPPLVPTGGVEISDVGEYFAAGAAAVGLGSPLLGDALQDGGLGALADRVRVALAARDAVPV
- a CDS encoding mandelate racemase/muconate lactonizing enzyme family protein, coding for MRITGVSATPLGSPLDGELRWGAMAVRVKGGVVVRVTTDEGLEGIGEAGFSAEYFPTVGPIINSQLAPMLIGKDPRDIGALWQQMLDATHMWGRRGIETYAISGVDIALWDLLGKIADQPVYRLLGASKSSVRAYFAPSLKPTAEIVEECRTAVADGFSAIKLRATKDLAQAVELVGSVRDAVGPDVDLMVDANMSYDRRGALQLARELEALGVAWLEEPILSRSLTQYVDDHSWLADRVSLRLAGGESLLTRFEYIDLLTRRTFDVVQPDCTSVGGISEAKRVADLASTWNLTCVPHIACSSGTGVALAAGLHLILACENAPLIEVDAYGGPGWDGLLKNPLEVRDGYVTALDAPGIGVELSPDAYERFAVSPA
- a CDS encoding gluconate 2-dehydrogenase subunit 3 family protein is translated as MTLKADWEIVGAPVDPDSDERLFFTEHGWETIEAAAARIIPTDRDPGAREARVIVFLDRYLSGSDYIFAAADGSGFLKLTGKFADAWRARMADMQQTYRDGIKRLDEIAGSEFGKQFKELGESEQDHVLEILSGAPKPAPVTLGTSEAVGTFLQGVFDEGLPFFDALCLHVRQGFYCDPVYGGNKDQIGWKVIGFPGPKSLKDTMDGTYSTTEYFVQEYDWHELVPYLREQVGD
- a CDS encoding GMC family oxidoreductase gives rise to the protein MPYTRKPDPVDAIVVGLGATGGTAAKVLSEAGMKVVGFDRGPWLRAQDHYSGDELKFINRNYLWPDPKLFPRTLRHDEDSVAEVFPFSPTPQLVGGGTNHWAGWVPRPRESDFIQRSLHGDLDGANLADWPIRYEHLEPYLTKVEWEFGVSGIAGADKYEPFRSKGYPSQPLRPTRFGKRFYDACNKLGINGFPIPHAMVTNRHKGRDPFNTTSFWNQYGDPSTARSNTLTTFIPEAVATGNFELRPESFVREIKVGKDGRATGVVYIDPDGNEVQQDAEVVILSLGAIESARLMLMSKSPQFPDGLGNSSGQVGKNATFHEYLFAVGLFDQEIDDPLYGWTGNYISGGSFEFYETDESRGHIGGSLISASQTCHPINMVFPGRPTWGEGMKDADRNYFSFAMKIGLILHDMPVESNRVDLDPTVKDAWGLPVARITHKPHPNDVAMGKWQVDKNAEILQAAGARKTIPVYLQRMTGNTCHQHGTARMGTDPAKTVLNEWCQSHDVDNLFVVDGACFPTSTGVNPTLAMMANAWRCSEYIAEVYAKGREEHLKVG
- a CDS encoding GMC family oxidoreductase translates to MAAYTETDVLVIGAGAGGAAMSKRLSDDGIKVVCLEQGDWLHPMDHPHFYDGWELERHRAWSWHANVRMFPEDYPTTGNTEPMMMNGVGGSTLHYAGAWPRFKPVDFRKGTEHGVEGTIDWPISYEELEPFYAINDAEIGVARRTGDPGNPPRPEGWGPANRGGKVGHKMGRGFDKLGWHWWPADNAILTKPKDARLPCNDCGFCLGGCPRHAIASTDVTYWPRALRNGVDLRTNARVERINAKHGRATGATYIDRITGARHEVRADIVVVAANSIGTPRLLLMSAQEGHPDGLANSNGLVGTHLMFHSWSFEDFWFDEPLEGFKGPEPAVLYSQQFYDTDTSRGFVNGFSLQVGTALGAANSALGTNTGNITPWGARHREFFNSHFGRHALIYVQGEDLPVRTNRVTLDPEVTDSSGLPAPHVHYDLHENDRQLIEWGRRRAREAADAAGGVIDTASTGIGGIDGPPPGWHIMGTCRMGNTPEDSVTNKWNQTWDVPNLFITDASSLTTGAAVNPTSTLQAVAVRCAEYIKRRHGDIRTQTRTPGNADAPGF